In Helianthus annuus cultivar XRQ/B chromosome 9, HanXRQr2.0-SUNRISE, whole genome shotgun sequence, the following are encoded in one genomic region:
- the LOC110875579 gene encoding uncharacterized protein LOC110875579, which translates to MVNFYYKEFFADGDDSTDEEVEQEAVRSACQLAVRYVNHCRRPQVEKNKRGYIERDRRAAHDRLMKDYFDEAPTFSNQMFRGRFRMSKRLFLRIVDDLEANYDYFKQRADARGSLGFTGIQKCTSALRILAYGNTTDINEEYLKMGEKTTRDTLEHFCRGIIDVYGARYLRTPTWDDLQKIYEVHSAEHGLPGMIGSIDCMHWRWDNCPTAWRGQHTRDDQKRTHCYSSGGCFTGHLGLVGLLWHGRVMQWYQCF; encoded by the exons ATGGTAAATTTTTACTACAAAGAGTTTTTTGCGGATGGCGATGATTCCACCGATGAGGAGGTTGAGCAAGAGGCGGTTAGGAGTGCTTGTCAACTAGCGGTGAGATATGTGAACCATTGTCGTCGGCCCcaagtagaaaaaaataaaagaggtTATATTGAACGAGACCGACGCGCGGCACACGATCGTTTGATGAAAGATTATTTTGATGAGGCGCCGACATTTTCGAACCAAATGTTTAGGGGTCGTTTCCGAATGAGTAAGCGGTTGTTTCTACGCATAGTCGACGACTTGGAAGCCAACtacgattattttaaacaaagAGCGGATGCGAGAGGGTCACTTGGATTTACCGGTATCCAAAAATGTACTTCAGCGTTAAGAATCCTTGCTTATGGAAACACAACCGACATCAACGAAGAGTATCTAAAAATGGGCGAGAAAACAACGCGAGACACCTTGGAGCATTTTTGTCGTG GTATTATTGATGTGTATGGTGCGCGTTATCTTAGAACGCCCACATGGGACGACCTTCAAAAGATCTACGAGGTACATTCGGCGGAGCATGGTTTGCCTGGTATGATCGGGAGCATAGATTGCATGCATTGGCGTTGGGATAACTGCCCGACCGCATGGCGAGGCCAACACACACGGGATGACCAAAAAAGGACCCACTGTTATTCTTCAGGCGGTTGCTTCACAGGACatttgggtttggtcggcttactttggCATGGTAGGGTCATGCAATGGTATCAATGTTTTTGA
- the LOC110875578 gene encoding uncharacterized protein LOC110875578 isoform X2, whose protein sequence is MLKHNMFEGYTKKKLIVTKNQGLDVSLNLGSSSLADGSKWTDWIVAVIINSRKLIPWQCGADQPSIPSVMPPRPVRNNADIPRSGSYVHPFLPGQSSVAARAPGSVGSSMIPPHPGSAARARERAQALQAYFQQPCSLLGLRTPIVSGSRRSNSQAQMGQAGSSSDNIRGDDFTSMIWDLGTKGIARAS, encoded by the exons ATGCTTAAACACA ACATGTTTGAGGGGTACACCAAAAAGAAGCTCATTGTTACCAAGAACCAG GGATTGGATGTTAGTTTGAATTTGGGTTCCTCTTCGTTGGCTGATGGTTCGAAATGGACGGATTGGATCGTGGCGGTCATTATAAACAGCCGAAAGTTAATTCCTTGGCAAT GTGGTGCTGATCAACCCTCTATACCATCTGTCATGCCGCCAAGGCCCGTTAGGAATAATGCTGATATCCCAAGATCAGGCTCTTATGTGCATCCTTTCCTTCCTGGCCAAAG TTCTGTGGCTGCTAGAGCTCCCGGTTCGGTTGGGTCTTCAATGATTCCTCCACACCCTGGAAGTGCTGCACGGGCACGTGAACGAGCCCAGGCCCTCCAGGCCTATTTTCAGCAACCTTGCAGTTTACTAGGCTTACGCACACCTATTGTATCTGGGTCACGGAGATCCAACAGCCAGGCCCAAATGGGTCAAGCCGGGTCATCTTCAGATAACATTCGTGGAG ATGATTTTACATCAATGATCTGGGATTTAGGGACTAAAGGTATAGCGCGTGCCAGTTAA
- the LOC110875578 gene encoding uncharacterized protein LOC110875578 isoform X3 → MAATTLKSNAQSGFVYTDAFRVGGADQPSIPSVMPPRPVRNNADIPRSGSYVHPFLPGQSSVAARAPGSVGSSMIPPHPGSAARARERAQALQAYFQQPCSLLGLRTPIVSGSRRSNSQAQMGQAGSSSDNIRGDDFTSMIWDLGTKGIARAS, encoded by the exons ATGGCTGCTACTACGCTGAAGAGCAATGCTCAAAGTGGTTTTGTTTACACAGATGCCTTTCGTGTAGGTGGTGCTGATCAACCCTCTATACCATCTGTCATGCCGCCAAGGCCCGTTAGGAATAATGCTGATATCCCAAGATCAGGCTCTTATGTGCATCCTTTCCTTCCTGGCCAAAG TTCTGTGGCTGCTAGAGCTCCCGGTTCGGTTGGGTCTTCAATGATTCCTCCACACCCTGGAAGTGCTGCACGGGCACGTGAACGAGCCCAGGCCCTCCAGGCCTATTTTCAGCAACCTTGCAGTTTACTAGGCTTACGCACACCTATTGTATCTGGGTCACGGAGATCCAACAGCCAGGCCCAAATGGGTCAAGCCGGGTCATCTTCAGATAACATTCGTGGAG ATGATTTTACATCAATGATCTGGGATTTAGGGACTAAAGGTATAGCGCGTGCCAGTTAA
- the LOC110875577 gene encoding uncharacterized protein LOC110875577, which translates to MQKPVKLWILYPESHMVLITLIYCNMQESCMSNARDTGVVQKGWCEGWDRSKRLHNQCNGMFSSWYNYCRRSETLQRHCGSIGKLYRNVKLMVLGLGLSVGCHWTTESWWHQASIFSQRKRFYFVGILLKWDIRENGLTIVHLLLLRTGFMLMYNIWSWCRWVYDEHRSWALYPFMKADKRKLWPAVFWAKTEAQLISQIPGSMLVMKAQTGEFRMQPRPN; encoded by the exons ATGCAGAAACCAGTAAAGTTGTGGATATTATACCCAGAATCGCATATGGTGCTGATAACACTAATA TATTGTAATATGCAGGAATCTTGTATGTCGAATGCGAGAGATACAGGAGTTGTGCAAAAAGGCTGGTGTGAAG GTTGGGACCGGTCAAAAAGGCTGCACAATCAGTGTAATGGGATGTTCTCAAGCTGGTACAACTACTGCAGAAGGTCTGAGACATTGCAGCGTCATTGTGGTTCTATAGGGAAGTTATACAGGAATGTTAAGTTGATGGTTCTGGGTCTCGGTTTGTCTGTTGGATGTCACTGGACAACCGAGAGCTGGTGGCATCAAGCTAGCATTTTTTCTCAGCGTAAAAGATTCTATTTTGTTGGAATATTACTGAAGTGGGATATCCGTGAAAATGGCTTGACTATTGTGCATTTATTGCTGCTGAGGACCGGTTTCATGCTGATGTACAACATCTGGAGCTGGTGCAGATGGGTGTATGATGAGCATCGGAGCTGGGCCTTATATCCATTCATGAAGGCCGACAAAAGGAAACTCTGGCCTGCTGTATTTTGGGCTAAAACTGAGGCCCAATTGATTTCCCAAATCCCTGGTTCAATGCTGGTTATGAAGGCCCAAACTGGGGAGTTTAGGATGCAACCGAGGCCCAATTGA
- the LOC110875578 gene encoding uncharacterized protein LOC110875578 isoform X1 — protein sequence MLLLNSSSSGPDFVINLCLKLHLWPKILELAFVYMPLLSFKLFWIWLKAHKWVLQAHILLLLKRFPHQRFQAISVGLAGFRLIWMAATTLKSNAQSGFVYTDAFRVGGADQPSIPSVMPPRPVRNNADIPRSGSYVHPFLPGQSSVAARAPGSVGSSMIPPHPGSAARARERAQALQAYFQQPCSLLGLRTPIVSGSRRSNSQAQMGQAGSSSDNIRGDDFTSMIWDLGTKGIARAS from the exons ATGCTTCTACTTAATTCTTCCTCCAGTGGCCCGGATTTTGTGATTAACTTATGTCTGAAGCTGCATCTCTGGCCCAAGATTCTCGAGCTGGCTTTCGTCTACATGCCGCTGCTCTCCTTTAAGTTGTTTTGGATCTGGCTGAAGGCCCACAAGTGGGTTCTGCAGGCCCATATTTTGTTGCTGCTGAAGCGGTTCCCTCATCAGCGATTTCAAGCCATTTCGGTTGGATTGGCTGGGTTTAGGCTCATTTGGATGGCTGCTACTACGCTGAAGAGCAATGCTCAAAGTGGTTTTGTTTACACAGATGCCTTTCGTGTAGGTGGTGCTGATCAACCCTCTATACCATCTGTCATGCCGCCAAGGCCCGTTAGGAATAATGCTGATATCCCAAGATCAGGCTCTTATGTGCATCCTTTCCTTCCTGGCCAAAG TTCTGTGGCTGCTAGAGCTCCCGGTTCGGTTGGGTCTTCAATGATTCCTCCACACCCTGGAAGTGCTGCACGGGCACGTGAACGAGCCCAGGCCCTCCAGGCCTATTTTCAGCAACCTTGCAGTTTACTAGGCTTACGCACACCTATTGTATCTGGGTCACGGAGATCCAACAGCCAGGCCCAAATGGGTCAAGCCGGGTCATCTTCAGATAACATTCGTGGAG ATGATTTTACATCAATGATCTGGGATTTAGGGACTAAAGGTATAGCGCGTGCCAGTTAA